TCATTTAAGGCATTATTAGAAGTATATAAATCAAGCATAAGTATCAGCATTTTGCATATTTTGATTCCACACGCTAACGGGTACAATACCTAGACAATTAGAACCACTCCGATCTAGGGATTGCTGGATTGCAGTCGCTCTTTGGATGTATGCAGAATGCTCGTATGACAGGAGGTGTTTTAGGTCATGCTGTCGACAGAACAGATTATTACTACCATGTCCTCGCAGGGGCTCCGCATTACGGATCAGCGGAAAACACTGGCCCGGTTATTTGCCGAATCCCCTGGGTATTTAACACCCAAGGACGTCTATGAATATATGGGGAAAACCTACAGCGGACTGAGTTTTGACACGGTGTACCGGAATTTGCGTGTCATGCAGGAATTGGGTGTGCTGGAACAGGTCATCTTTGAAGATGGGGTGAAGTTCAGAGCACATTGCAGCGAGGATCACCATCATCACCATATGATTTGTCTGAAATGCCAGAAGACATATCCCATCGTTTTTTGCCCGATGCAGCTTGCAGATGCGCCAGAGCAATTCCAGGTTGTCGATCATAAATTTGAAGTTTTCGGGTACTGTAAGGACTGTGTAGAATATATGCCAGCCAAAGTGTCATCCGGACATCAGCACACTCACGGGAAGCACTGACGATGAAGTTATCCCGCAGACTGGTTCAGGCTCCCATTCGGGTGTATCGCAGCTATATCTCTCCATTGAAGCCGCCGACATGTCGTTTCTATCCTACCTGCTCGGCTTACGCGATGGAGGCGATTGAGGTGCACGGTGCGTTCAAAGGATCGCTGCTTGCGGCAAAGCGTATTGCGAAATGCCATCCGTTTCATCCAGGCGGAGTGGATCTGGTGCCGCCGAAGGCTGAAAAGTCTGTGATGGTATCGGATTAACGATTCAATGGTCGTTTTGCCGGTTTGAGTTGATTTAAGATTGCTGTCCACTTGACAAAGGAGGCAGTATTTCAGTATATTTTTCGTATAATGATTTCCAGTGAAGGGATAAGTACAGACACACCCCCAGTGCAGAGAGCCGGATGAGCTGAGAACCGGTCTGGGAGGAGGATGGAATATGGTCCCGGAGGAACCTCTTTCGAGCGTGCAGACGTTGATTAGAACGGCTGTCGTAAGGCTGAGGCGTGATCCAGCGTTAATGGGCGGTCGAAGGACCGGCAGAGCCTGTGGTTTGCGAAAAGCACGGGGAATTTGGGTGGTAACACGTGAGAGCAACTCTCGTCCCATATAGGGACGGGAGTTTTTTGTGTTCTTTTTTAGGCAAAAGCAATGAAAAAGCAGGACCATATGAAGGAGGAGAAGTCATCTATGGCTGATCAAAAAACATTTTATCTGACAACACCGATTTATTATCCGAGTGACAAACTGCATATCGGGCACGCCTACACGACTGTGGCAGGAGATGCGATGGTTCGTTACAAGCGTCTACGCGGTTATGATGCTCACTATCTGACAGGAACCGATGAACATGGGCAGAAGATTGAGCGCAAGGCACAAGAGAAAGGACAGTCACCACAAGCCTTTATAGACGACATCGTAGTTGGCATCAAGGAACTGTGGAACAAACTGGACATTTCCAATGACGACTTCATTCGTACGACGGAAGAGCGCCACAAAACAGTGGTTCAGGATATCTTTGACCGTTTGCTGAAACAAGGGGATATCTACAAGGGTGAGTACGAAGGCTGGTACAGTATCCCGGATGAGACCTATTACACGGAAACCCAACTGGTGGATGTGGAGAAGAATGACAAAGGCGAGATTATCTCGGCTAAAAGTCCGGATAGCGGACATCCGGTGGAGCTGGTCAAAGAAGAATCCTACTTCTTCCGGATGAGCAAGTATGCTGATCGTTTGCTGAAATATTATGAAGAGAATCCGGGTTTTATTCAGCCGGAGT
Above is a window of Paenibacillus sp. E222 DNA encoding:
- a CDS encoding Fur family transcriptional regulator, encoding MLSTEQIITTMSSQGLRITDQRKTLARLFAESPGYLTPKDVYEYMGKTYSGLSFDTVYRNLRVMQELGVLEQVIFEDGVKFRAHCSEDHHHHHMICLKCQKTYPIVFCPMQLADAPEQFQVVDHKFEVFGYCKDCVEYMPAKVSSGHQHTHGKH
- the yidD gene encoding membrane protein insertion efficiency factor YidD, giving the protein MKLSRRLVQAPIRVYRSYISPLKPPTCRFYPTCSAYAMEAIEVHGAFKGSLLAAKRIAKCHPFHPGGVDLVPPKAEKSVMVSD